The following coding sequences are from one Desulfosporosinus orientis DSM 765 window:
- a CDS encoding enoyl-CoA hydratase/isomerase family protein, which yields MEFKNLIYTQEDGLGIITLNRPKALNALCDELTGELGELISVLQNDTDLRVIILTGGNIAFAAGADIVEMMDKDSIGAYRSIIKTHDVFDRLEEFRVPVIAAINGPCMGGGCELALCCDMRIAGSKALFALPEVSLGIIPGCGGTQRLTQLVGPALAKELIYLAAPIHAAKAQEIGLVNKVVDDDKVMEEAKAIANKLMERPALALRFAKEAVNCGVKTDLTTGKNMELARFTMLFSSEDQKEGMKAFYEKRKPLFKDK from the coding sequence ATGGAATTCAAAAATCTAATTTATACCCAAGAAGATGGATTGGGCATTATTACACTTAATCGTCCCAAAGCTCTTAACGCCCTTTGTGATGAGTTAACTGGCGAGTTGGGCGAACTTATATCAGTGCTGCAAAATGATACTGATTTAAGGGTGATTATTCTTACCGGCGGCAATATAGCTTTTGCAGCGGGTGCTGACATCGTCGAGATGATGGATAAAGATTCTATTGGGGCATACCGATCAATAATTAAGACTCATGATGTGTTTGATCGTTTGGAGGAATTTAGAGTTCCGGTGATTGCAGCGATAAATGGACCTTGTATGGGTGGCGGTTGTGAGTTAGCCCTGTGTTGCGACATGCGCATAGCTGGGTCCAAAGCTCTATTTGCTTTGCCTGAGGTGTCCCTAGGGATAATACCCGGATGCGGCGGTACACAAAGATTAACTCAACTAGTGGGACCCGCACTAGCTAAAGAACTCATTTACTTAGCTGCTCCTATACATGCAGCTAAAGCTCAGGAAATAGGTCTCGTAAATAAGGTGGTAGATGACGACAAAGTCATGGAAGAGGCAAAAGCAATAGCTAACAAATTAATGGAAAGACCGGCTTTAGCCTTAAGATTTGCAAAGGAAGCTGTTAATTGCGGGGTTAAAACCGACTTAACAACCGGAAAGAATATGGAATTAGCCAGGTTTACTATGCTCTTTTCCAGCGAGGACCAAAAAGAAGGTATGAAAGCATTTTATGAAAAAAGAAAACCTCTTTTTAAAGATAAATAG
- a CDS encoding thiolase family protein, producing MRNECNEVVLVSACRTGIGKYGGTLKDVKPIELIKLTATEAINRAGIEPTMVDEIVLGMANTAGQGSSPPRICALEIGMDPRSSASTVNQNCASSMRALDVAVMKLAMGQTQIAVVSGTECQSSVPFILPNMRWGARLNDTKCLDSLQIDGMFDSVVQAHMGFTAENVAEMYGITRQECDELALISHRRVARATDEGRFKSQIVPVEIKTRKGIKIFDIDENFMRDTNLEKLAKLPSVFKKGGVVTAGNASSLNDASCAAVLMTKKKADELGLKPLMKCINIVTEGVRPEVMGLGPAVAIPKALKEAGMKYSDVDYWEINEAFASQIIGCFRKMKEDHGIDMDFGTLERDGNINNNGSGIGLGHPVGQTGLRLIIALYYELERLDKTTGGASLCVGGGAAMASLWTRDI from the coding sequence TTGAGAAACGAATGCAACGAGGTCGTACTGGTAAGCGCATGCAGAACAGGAATTGGCAAGTACGGCGGAACACTAAAAGACGTAAAACCTATAGAATTAATTAAATTAACAGCAACGGAAGCTATTAACAGGGCCGGTATCGAACCCACGATGGTGGATGAAATTGTTTTAGGAATGGCAAATACCGCTGGACAAGGCTCATCGCCTCCTCGTATTTGTGCACTAGAGATTGGAATGGACCCTCGATCCAGCGCTAGCACAGTTAACCAGAATTGTGCTTCCAGTATGAGGGCCCTAGATGTAGCAGTTATGAAGCTGGCGATGGGGCAGACCCAAATTGCAGTGGTTTCAGGAACCGAATGCCAGAGTAGTGTTCCCTTCATTTTGCCTAATATGCGATGGGGAGCACGCTTGAATGATACCAAGTGTCTGGATTCCTTGCAGATAGACGGAATGTTTGATTCGGTTGTTCAAGCTCACATGGGTTTTACTGCTGAAAATGTTGCTGAGATGTATGGCATCACTAGGCAGGAATGCGATGAACTAGCTTTGATTAGTCATCGTCGGGTTGCCAGGGCGACTGATGAAGGGCGTTTCAAAAGCCAAATTGTACCTGTAGAGATCAAAACTCGCAAGGGTATTAAGATATTTGATATCGATGAGAATTTTATGCGTGACACCAACTTGGAAAAATTGGCCAAGTTACCTTCGGTATTCAAAAAAGGAGGAGTAGTAACCGCGGGCAACGCATCGAGTTTGAATGATGCATCTTGCGCGGCGGTACTGATGACCAAGAAGAAAGCTGACGAACTAGGCCTAAAACCATTGATGAAATGTATAAACATTGTAACTGAAGGGGTTAGACCTGAAGTTATGGGACTGGGCCCGGCCGTAGCTATTCCTAAAGCACTTAAAGAAGCTGGCATGAAATATAGTGATGTGGATTACTGGGAAATTAACGAGGCTTTTGCTTCCCAGATAATAGGCTGCTTTAGAAAAATGAAAGAGGATCATGGAATAGATATGGACTTTGGTACCTTGGAGCGTGACGGCAATATCAATAACAATGGATCGGGAATCGGTTTGGGCCATCCAGTCGGTCAAACTGGGCTACGCCTGATAATCGCTCTTTACTATGAATTAGAAAGGCTAGACAAAACTACAGGCGGGGCTTCATTGTGCGTAGGCGGTGGTGCAGCAATGGCTTCCCTATGGACCAGAGATATTTAA
- a CDS encoding CaiB/BaiF CoA transferase family protein, producing the protein MNRWERLEKVPAPVFTPKFGPLSRIRVLLNGTIVAGPFCATMFGDFGAEVIALERPTMPDPYRFQVPQVMGDNGQNISCAWIQNSRNKLDVALETNMKIPESKEIFLSLIKQVDVWIENMVWIEKLGITDEMLWKVNPKLVIAHISGFGRPAFGGIDKEMNRASYDPIGQAESGYSLLQGYPDRAPTYATQYIGDYVVALMAFSGILMALRVVEETGKGQIVEVAQAESMMRIMDDNWTAWANRGFLKQRFGTKIPFFQPGNTWKCKDGKYITIGAYGEIAYNRIMETLGLSLEEFPYRKAALGIEAVNSELGQKLHDRFSEYFVTHTAQEASDLLNSNRIGAAVLKTCEEVYNDLHWQQRNNWVKYTDLTTGKEVEAFGLHPKMSETPGHVWRGAPDLGQDTDVVLNRLLGYSEIEIAAFKEKGVVK; encoded by the coding sequence ATGAACAGGTGGGAAAGGTTAGAAAAAGTACCTGCTCCGGTCTTTACTCCAAAGTTTGGACCTCTTAGTAGAATAAGAGTATTACTTAACGGAACTATAGTTGCCGGGCCCTTTTGTGCAACAATGTTCGGTGATTTTGGGGCTGAGGTTATTGCACTTGAGAGACCTACAATGCCCGATCCATATCGCTTCCAAGTACCCCAAGTGATGGGAGACAACGGCCAAAATATAAGCTGTGCCTGGATTCAAAATAGCCGAAATAAGTTGGATGTTGCCTTGGAAACCAATATGAAGATTCCTGAATCAAAAGAAATCTTTTTATCCCTTATTAAGCAAGTAGACGTATGGATAGAGAACATGGTTTGGATCGAGAAGCTCGGCATTACAGATGAAATGCTGTGGAAAGTTAACCCTAAGCTGGTTATTGCCCATATCAGCGGTTTCGGCAGGCCAGCGTTTGGTGGAATTGACAAAGAGATGAATAGAGCTTCTTATGATCCGATTGGGCAGGCAGAGTCCGGTTATTCCCTGCTCCAGGGTTATCCTGATCGAGCTCCCACCTATGCTACCCAGTATATCGGTGATTATGTCGTCGCTCTAATGGCCTTCAGCGGGATTCTGATGGCCCTTCGGGTGGTTGAAGAGACAGGCAAAGGCCAAATCGTTGAGGTTGCTCAGGCTGAGTCGATGATGAGAATTATGGATGATAACTGGACCGCTTGGGCGAATCGTGGCTTCCTGAAGCAGCGGTTTGGCACCAAAATTCCGTTTTTCCAGCCCGGGAATACATGGAAGTGCAAAGACGGTAAATATATCACCATCGGTGCCTATGGTGAAATTGCCTATAATCGTATTATGGAAACGTTGGGGCTGTCCCTTGAAGAGTTTCCTTACCGTAAGGCTGCGCTGGGGATAGAGGCTGTTAATTCTGAACTCGGTCAAAAACTTCATGATCGGTTTTCCGAATACTTTGTCACCCATACGGCGCAAGAAGCTTCAGACCTCTTGAATTCTAATCGAATCGGGGCCGCTGTGTTAAAGACGTGTGAAGAAGTATATAATGACCTGCACTGGCAACAGAGAAATAACTGGGTAAAGTATACCGACCTAACCACTGGCAAAGAAGTTGAAGCATTTGGGCTTCATCCTAAAATGAGCGAAACGCCAGGCCATGTATGGCGTGGAGCTCCGGATCTAGGGCAGGACACCGATGTGGTTCTCAATAGGTTGCTTGGTTATAGTGAAATAGAAATTGCAGCCTTTAAGGAAAAGGGTGTTGTTAAATAG
- a CDS encoding acyl-CoA dehydrogenase, producing the protein MAISNFVYDLRELKFVLKEWLDLEKLLALPPYQEYYGVDEIDPILETTFKIARDVIGPIAKDTDQIGARFIDGKVVTPDSFKKAYATINEAGLGASNADREAEGRLPYTIIQANMEMMSAVNLSFIAFWGLTTGAISVIQQHGSDYLKQKFLPNMISGKWSGTMNLTEAGAGSDVGANITKAFPTDTPGIYLIKGNKQFITTGDNDLVENIIHLVLARAEGAKDGVAGLSLFIVPKYWVEDDGRLSRLNDVICTNIEEKMGVHGQPTCSLSYGENDKCLGYLIGDPPDADGKASGIAQMFTMMNEERLNVSLQGLGSSTEAYLKAREYAKLRVQGTRFTDPKGPKVRIIEHEDIRRMLMVQKATTEALRALILKSCYYLDLSHDSEDPEERNFAEGMFQISNPMCKAFATDMAWSLISDAIQIHGGYGFIKEYEVESLARDVKISSIWEGTNYIQALDLVGRKFTMSKGQVFKNWITDISTFIENNKGSVGFMQEFEIMNEALDDFLAIMQQIQKYGQEGRPQTMPIFATRILYAASILYCGRLILDQALLADSKLKTLGGNHFDAKFYTGKVASGCFYVKNVVPQIAFIRKVIQIGDTSAVDLDEECFG; encoded by the coding sequence ATGGCAATATCTAATTTTGTCTATGATCTAAGAGAGCTTAAGTTTGTACTTAAGGAATGGCTGGATTTAGAAAAGTTACTTGCACTTCCGCCATACCAGGAATATTACGGGGTAGATGAAATCGATCCAATTCTTGAGACAACTTTTAAAATTGCCCGCGACGTCATTGGTCCTATTGCCAAAGATACTGATCAGATAGGAGCTCGCTTTATCGATGGTAAAGTCGTGACTCCGGATTCATTTAAAAAAGCCTATGCAACGATCAATGAGGCGGGTTTGGGAGCGTCCAATGCTGATCGCGAAGCGGAGGGACGCCTTCCCTATACAATAATTCAGGCGAACATGGAAATGATGTCGGCCGTTAATCTGTCATTTATTGCTTTTTGGGGGTTAACCACAGGAGCTATCTCTGTTATTCAGCAGCATGGCAGCGATTATCTTAAGCAGAAGTTTCTGCCTAATATGATTTCCGGGAAATGGTCCGGAACCATGAATCTTACGGAAGCCGGAGCGGGATCTGATGTCGGTGCGAACATTACGAAAGCCTTTCCTACGGATACACCAGGGATTTATTTAATTAAAGGCAACAAACAGTTTATTACGACAGGTGACAATGACTTAGTAGAGAACATTATCCATTTGGTTCTAGCCAGGGCAGAAGGAGCCAAAGACGGTGTGGCTGGGTTATCCTTGTTTATTGTTCCTAAATACTGGGTTGAAGACGATGGCAGACTCAGTAGATTGAATGATGTCATTTGCACAAACATAGAAGAGAAAATGGGAGTGCATGGTCAACCGACCTGCAGTTTATCTTACGGGGAAAATGATAAATGTCTCGGTTATTTAATTGGTGATCCGCCCGATGCCGATGGGAAGGCCAGCGGAATTGCTCAAATGTTTACCATGATGAACGAAGAACGGCTGAACGTTTCTTTACAAGGATTGGGTTCTTCTACAGAAGCCTACCTGAAAGCGCGTGAGTATGCTAAGCTCCGGGTTCAAGGAACTCGATTTACGGATCCTAAAGGCCCCAAAGTAAGAATCATCGAGCATGAAGATATTCGCCGCATGTTGATGGTGCAAAAAGCCACAACAGAGGCCCTGCGGGCCTTGATCCTGAAGTCCTGCTATTATTTGGATCTGTCCCATGACAGTGAAGATCCAGAAGAACGTAATTTCGCTGAAGGCATGTTCCAGATCAGTAATCCTATGTGTAAGGCCTTTGCAACTGATATGGCATGGTCGTTAATTAGCGATGCTATTCAGATTCACGGCGGCTATGGTTTTATAAAAGAATATGAGGTTGAATCCCTTGCAAGAGATGTTAAAATTTCATCGATTTGGGAAGGTACCAACTATATCCAGGCATTAGATTTAGTTGGAAGGAAATTTACCATGAGTAAGGGGCAAGTCTTTAAGAATTGGATAACTGATATCAGCACCTTCATTGAAAATAACAAGGGTTCAGTTGGTTTTATGCAAGAATTTGAAATTATGAATGAAGCCTTGGATGATTTTTTGGCGATAATGCAACAAATTCAAAAATATGGGCAGGAGGGTAGGCCCCAGACGATGCCAATCTTTGCAACCCGCATATTGTATGCTGCATCTATACTTTATTGCGGCAGATTAATACTTGATCAAGCTTTATTAGCCGATAGCAAATTAAAAACTCTAGGCGGAAATCATTTTGATGCAAAATTCTATACAGGAAAAGTTGCCAGTGGATGTTTTTATGTGAAAAACGTTGTGCCACAGATAGCTTTTATACGAAAAGTGATCCAGATTGGGGATACTTCGGCAGTTGATTTGGACGAAGAATGTTTTGGTTAA
- a CDS encoding acetate uptake transporter family protein produces the protein MQNENQAWANPMPAGLTALTIAVFIFYGMFTGKVTGSAIAIGGIWLICGFFVQIVVGIIELKEGSVVGGNTFTWFSGYFMLATGLVWIFEYFAAINGWKFDSHITGYTWLAITIILWLEWPALAKSMPLTVFLLICVMNLSLPLITGINLGLLDPTVYGPIAGNMAGISGLFGAYSTAAVMNNLTFGRQLFPFPGPIIRTVSIDKKGPAL, from the coding sequence ATGCAAAATGAAAATCAAGCTTGGGCCAATCCTATGCCCGCAGGTTTAACTGCATTAACTATAGCAGTATTTATATTTTATGGCATGTTCACTGGTAAAGTAACTGGCTCGGCAATTGCTATCGGAGGAATTTGGTTAATTTGCGGATTCTTTGTGCAAATAGTTGTCGGTATTATTGAATTGAAAGAAGGAAGCGTAGTTGGAGGAAATACCTTCACGTGGTTCAGTGGCTACTTCATGTTGGCTACCGGATTGGTGTGGATTTTCGAGTACTTCGCTGCAATTAACGGTTGGAAATTCGATTCCCACATTACAGGCTATACCTGGTTGGCTATAACCATAATATTGTGGTTAGAGTGGCCAGCATTGGCGAAAAGCATGCCCCTTACTGTATTTCTGTTAATCTGCGTTATGAACTTGTCTTTACCTTTAATAACCGGGATAAATCTTGGATTACTTGACCCAACAGTATACGGACCTATAGCTGGAAATATGGCTGGAATATCCGGTTTATTTGGTGCCTATTCTACCGCAGCAGTGATGAATAATCTAACTTTTGGCAGACAGTTATTTCCCTTCCCTGGCCCAATAATTCGAACAGTATCTATTGATAAAAAAGGCCCGGCACTCTGA
- a CDS encoding sigma-54 interaction domain-containing protein, which yields MDKTKSYLNVLVMPQSGKELSAECLKQIMNCSYDPIFVADKYGNCLMNSDSFSMATRALGINPPEMVGKNIREFIEAGIYDWSPTLRAIETGTTVTGLIRTINGSEIMATSSPVKDKDGQIIMIVTNIRDKDIVDKYIEELKREKTEIERYKTAAEYYGKVDNLDNNNSVIISESPQMKKIFKFADMVAKTDSTVSLYGESGTGKDVLARYIHHNSHRAQGPFIPVNCAAIPQKLFESEFFGYVRGAFTGANPQGKIGLFEIANKGTLFLDEIGELPLEMQSKLLRVLETGEIQRIGSTKIEQIDVRFIVATNKDLKHKVDQEQFRSDLFYRLNVIPLTLPPLRERKEDIVALAQKFLEELNIKYGLHKIIHPHTTRILLNYSWPGNIRELRNTIEREFITSTDDYLKIKFDTAGTINTNLGSKNRQKKASAYMGTLKSVLKEVEAEYINQILDECNGRVCMASRLLGIHRTVLYRKTKYK from the coding sequence TTGGACAAAACTAAAAGCTATCTAAACGTTCTTGTTATGCCTCAGTCAGGGAAAGAACTTAGTGCAGAATGTTTGAAACAAATTATGAATTGTTCATACGACCCAATCTTTGTGGCAGATAAATATGGAAATTGTCTTATGAATTCCGATTCATTTTCTATGGCCACTAGGGCTTTAGGGATTAACCCTCCGGAAATGGTTGGGAAAAATATTAGAGAATTCATTGAAGCGGGAATATATGATTGGTCCCCAACTTTAAGGGCTATAGAGACTGGTACAACAGTAACTGGATTAATAAGAACTATTAATGGTAGTGAGATAATGGCTACCAGTTCACCAGTAAAAGATAAAGATGGTCAAATTATTATGATTGTAACGAATATTCGAGATAAAGATATTGTTGATAAATATATTGAAGAACTGAAAAGAGAAAAAACCGAAATTGAACGATATAAAACGGCAGCAGAATATTATGGTAAAGTTGACAATCTGGATAATAATAATAGTGTTATTATATCTGAAAGCCCCCAAATGAAAAAAATATTTAAATTTGCGGACATGGTTGCTAAAACAGATAGTACAGTATCACTATATGGGGAGTCAGGTACAGGTAAAGACGTTTTGGCGAGGTATATTCATCATAACAGTCATCGCGCACAAGGACCCTTTATCCCTGTTAATTGTGCAGCAATTCCTCAAAAACTATTTGAGTCTGAATTTTTCGGCTATGTCAGAGGGGCGTTTACCGGGGCAAACCCGCAAGGAAAAATAGGTCTGTTTGAAATTGCTAATAAAGGGACTCTTTTTTTAGATGAAATTGGAGAATTGCCTTTAGAAATGCAGTCAAAATTGTTAAGGGTATTAGAAACAGGTGAGATACAAAGAATAGGAAGTACAAAAATTGAACAAATTGATGTTCGCTTCATTGTTGCTACGAATAAAGATCTAAAACATAAAGTTGACCAGGAACAGTTTAGAAGTGACTTGTTTTATAGACTGAATGTAATCCCTTTAACCTTACCGCCTCTAAGGGAACGAAAAGAAGACATAGTTGCACTTGCACAAAAGTTTTTAGAGGAATTAAATATCAAATATGGCCTGCACAAAATCATACACCCTCATACGACACGGATATTGTTGAACTATAGCTGGCCCGGTAATATAAGGGAGTTGCGTAATACAATAGAACGAGAATTTATTACATCAACAGATGATTATTTAAAAATCAAATTTGATACTGCAGGGACTATTAATACCAATTTAGGTTCTAAAAATCGGCAAAAAAAGGCTAGCGCATATATGGGAACATTAAAAAGCGTTTTGAAAGAAGTTGAAGCCGAATACATAAACCAAATATTAGATGAATGTAATGGCAGAGTGTGTATGGCATCCCGTTTGCTTGGAATACATCGAACAGTGCTATATCGAAAGACCAAATATAAGTAA
- a CDS encoding pyridoxamine 5'-phosphate oxidase family protein, translating into MNENVVKLLKEQMWYLSTYSDEPNAVPVAFKDVTDDGKLVVGDVFLETTLANIKENGKIAVSACNGGTMEGYQVKGKAEYVTEGPVVETFKKLVSDMFKGAMSAKGALIITPEKVIVTTPGPDNKKVI; encoded by the coding sequence ATGAATGAAAATGTAGTGAAGCTTCTCAAGGAGCAGATGTGGTATTTAAGTACATATTCGGATGAGCCGAATGCCGTACCCGTAGCTTTCAAGGATGTTACCGATGACGGCAAACTAGTGGTAGGTGATGTTTTTTTGGAAACCACCCTTGCCAACATTAAAGAAAACGGTAAGATAGCCGTTTCTGCCTGCAATGGAGGGACCATGGAAGGATATCAGGTTAAAGGCAAGGCCGAGTACGTGACGGAAGGCCCTGTTGTTGAGACTTTCAAAAAGCTTGTCTCGGACATGTTCAAAGGTGCTATGAGTGCCAAGGGTGCCCTTATTATCACCCCGGAAAAGGTTATTGTCACTACACCGGGCCCGGATAATAAAAAAGTTATCTGA
- a CDS encoding winged helix-turn-helix transcriptional regulator, which translates to MYKPKLEKDIRCPLEYGLDIFGGKWKSRIICVLAEKEVLRYSSLRKELTNITDAVLATTLKELIADGIVQRRQFDEIPPRVEYCLTDKGRSVVPILQSICRWSGAYHRENSDYILSQCQKCDYKCENSSD; encoded by the coding sequence ATGTATAAACCCAAGTTAGAAAAGGATATTCGCTGCCCACTGGAATATGGCCTGGATATTTTCGGCGGAAAATGGAAATCACGGATTATCTGTGTTCTGGCAGAGAAAGAGGTTCTGCGCTACAGCTCTCTGCGCAAGGAACTGACCAATATCACGGACGCTGTTTTGGCAACGACTTTAAAAGAGTTAATTGCTGACGGAATCGTTCAAAGACGGCAATTTGATGAAATACCGCCGAGAGTGGAATATTGCCTGACGGATAAGGGAAGATCCGTTGTACCCATCCTGCAAAGCATCTGCAGATGGTCGGGGGCATACCACAGGGAGAATAGCGATTATATCCTTTCACAATGTCAGAAATGCGATTACAAATGTGAAAATTCAAGTGATTGA
- a CDS encoding aldehyde ferredoxin oxidoreductase family protein: MKIYRVNMTNLSFKMEEVPEEWRVLGGRGLTSAIVAKEVEPTCHPLGSNNKLVFAPGLLTGTMAANSGRLSVGAKSPLTGGIKESNSGGTAAQRLAKLGVKALIVEGIPEGDKWYCLHVHKDGVEIKEESELLGKGNYEVIHTLTARYGENTGVMTIGQAGEYKMSAANISVKDPKGHIRSAGRGGLGAVMGSKRIKFITLDDNDGSGIEIKDKEKFKKAAQIFNKGLLSHPVSGNALPKYGTDVLVNILNEAGGLPTKNFRTGQFAGAEKICGETMYETIMSRKGDPTHGCHVGCVIRCSQTYNDKDNRYLTSGFEYETIWGFGAGCTVDDLDIIASVDNICDDIGIDTIETAGTMMVAMEGGILPWGDGHGIVRLLKDEIKQGTSLGRILGNGADFTGKAFGLTRIPTVKHQSMPAYDPRSVKGIGVTYATTTMGADHTAGYSVTANILKVGGHIDPLKKEGQVELSRNLQIATACLDSAGLCIFTAFAILDYEPVSHALIDMINAQYGTNWTSDDWFDLGRSVLKTERAFNEAAGFTNKDDRLPEFFSEPVPPHNVTWDFSGAELDQVYQF, encoded by the coding sequence GTGAAAATTTATCGAGTCAACATGACCAATCTTTCATTTAAGATGGAAGAAGTACCTGAAGAGTGGAGAGTGCTCGGCGGCAGGGGACTGACTTCAGCAATTGTAGCGAAAGAAGTTGAGCCAACCTGTCATCCCTTAGGCAGCAACAACAAATTGGTGTTTGCTCCGGGGTTACTGACGGGCACAATGGCTGCCAATTCAGGACGATTGTCGGTTGGGGCCAAGAGTCCTTTAACCGGCGGAATTAAGGAGAGCAATTCCGGAGGCACCGCGGCGCAAAGATTGGCCAAGCTGGGTGTCAAAGCCTTAATTGTCGAAGGGATCCCAGAAGGGGACAAGTGGTACTGTCTTCATGTTCATAAAGACGGTGTGGAGATTAAGGAAGAAAGCGAGCTTTTAGGTAAAGGCAATTATGAGGTTATTCATACTTTAACAGCGAGGTATGGGGAAAATACCGGCGTCATGACTATTGGCCAAGCCGGAGAATACAAAATGTCCGCCGCCAATATTTCGGTCAAGGATCCTAAAGGCCATATCCGCAGTGCTGGGCGGGGGGGACTGGGAGCGGTGATGGGTTCGAAACGAATTAAATTTATTACTCTTGATGACAATGACGGTTCAGGTATTGAAATCAAGGACAAGGAAAAGTTCAAAAAGGCCGCCCAGATTTTCAACAAAGGATTGCTGAGTCACCCTGTCAGCGGCAATGCCTTGCCCAAATACGGAACGGATGTGCTTGTCAATATCTTAAATGAAGCCGGCGGCTTACCGACGAAGAACTTCAGAACGGGGCAATTTGCTGGGGCGGAGAAAATATGCGGCGAGACAATGTATGAAACAATCATGAGCAGGAAAGGGGACCCGACTCATGGCTGCCATGTCGGTTGTGTAATTCGCTGTTCCCAAACCTATAACGACAAAGATAACAGGTATCTCACGTCCGGCTTCGAGTATGAGACAATTTGGGGATTTGGAGCAGGCTGTACTGTTGATGACCTGGACATTATCGCCTCCGTGGACAATATTTGTGATGATATTGGAATAGATACCATTGAAACAGCCGGGACTATGATGGTTGCCATGGAAGGGGGAATTCTTCCTTGGGGAGACGGCCACGGGATTGTCCGCTTATTGAAAGATGAGATTAAGCAAGGAACTTCCTTGGGCCGAATACTGGGCAACGGTGCCGACTTTACAGGCAAGGCCTTTGGCTTAACCCGTATTCCGACGGTAAAGCACCAGAGCATGCCGGCCTACGATCCCAGATCCGTCAAGGGGATCGGTGTGACCTATGCTACGACTACCATGGGTGCTGACCATACCGCCGGGTATTCTGTCACGGCCAATATTTTAAAAGTCGGCGGGCATATTGATCCCTTGAAAAAGGAAGGACAAGTGGAGCTGTCCCGAAACCTGCAAATTGCCACAGCCTGCTTGGACAGCGCAGGGCTGTGCATCTTTACTGCGTTTGCCATACTCGACTATGAACCGGTGTCACATGCTCTCATCGACATGATTAACGCTCAATACGGCACAAACTGGACAAGCGATGACTGGTTCGACTTAGGGCGCTCTGTCCTCAAAACCGAAAGAGCGTTCAATGAAGCAGCAGGGTTCACGAATAAGGATGACCGACTGCCGGAATTCTTCAGCGAACCTGTTCCGCCGCACAATGTTACATGGGATTTTAGCGGCGCTGAACTTGATCAAGTCTATCAGTTTTAG
- a CDS encoding MoaD/ThiS family protein, with translation MLLNIKLFGGLVCGNPDLPFFGLNRLQMEMGERASLTEVLESLNLAADANLVLMVNGHAQSLDYILHHDSVISVFPPMIP, from the coding sequence ATGCTGCTGAACATCAAATTATTTGGCGGCTTAGTCTGCGGTAACCCTGATTTGCCGTTTTTTGGCCTTAACAGATTGCAAATGGAAATGGGCGAGAGAGCCTCACTGACTGAAGTCCTTGAATCCTTGAATTTAGCAGCGGACGCAAATTTAGTCTTAATGGTCAATGGGCATGCCCAATCACTTGACTATATTTTACATCACGATTCGGTTATCAGCGTTTTTCCACCCATGATTCCTTAG
- a CDS encoding MoaD/ThiS family protein produces the protein MEVNVRLFGDLREGRFEQQKTQLEENSRVIDLINKHQLPLEKVAVCFVNNHSVEFGQPLQNGDTVAFSPPIGGM, from the coding sequence ATGGAAGTAAATGTAAGGTTATTTGGCGACCTGCGTGAAGGACGTTTTGAGCAGCAAAAAACTCAATTAGAGGAAAACAGCCGTGTGATTGACTTAATCAACAAACATCAGCTGCCCCTGGAAAAAGTGGCGGTTTGTTTTGTTAATAATCATTCGGTGGAATTTGGGCAGCCTTTGCAGAACGGGGATACGGTTGCTTTTTCTCCACCGATCGGCGGCATGTAA
- a CDS encoding thioredoxin family protein produces the protein MKEILSGKLPAVLQSPTPFALEFGSGSSDSKRFHKNVERISERLQDQVEVYYVDVNKVPEIRDKYNVEELPAIILFKDGKAQDTLIGYHSEEEVQHFLVQ, from the coding sequence ATGAAGGAGATTTTATCCGGCAAATTACCTGCAGTACTTCAGAGTCCGACACCCTTTGCTCTCGAATTTGGCTCCGGTTCCTCCGACAGCAAACGGTTCCATAAAAACGTCGAACGTATTTCCGAACGGCTGCAGGACCAAGTGGAAGTCTATTATGTGGATGTAAATAAGGTTCCGGAGATAAGGGATAAATATAATGTAGAAGAACTGCCGGCCATCATCCTTTTTAAAGACGGCAAAGCACAGGATACGCTTATCGGTTATCATTCCGAAGAAGAAGTTCAGCACTTTTTGGTCCAATAG